The Sandaracinobacteroides saxicola nucleotide sequence CATCGCCGCCTTCGGCCTCTGGCTCAACGCCCATCTCTCGCCCGACGCCGGTTTTCTCCAACTGCTGCTGCCGCAGGCGCTGCGCGGCATGGGCCTGATGATGGCCATGATCCCGATGACCGTGCTGGCGCTCGGCACCCTGCCGCTCGATCGTGTCCAAGACGGCAGCGGTCTGTTCAGCATGATGCGCAACCTCGGCGGCGCGCTCGGCCTCGCCATCATCAACACCCTTTTGACCGACAAGGCCAATTTGCACCGCACCGAGCTGGCTACTGCCGTATCCACCGGCCATGCCGACGTTCAGGGCTGGCTGGACGGCACCGCCGCCACCCTCGCCACCCAGGGCGTCACCGACCCGCAGGCCGGCGCCATCGCCCGGCTGGCGGCGCTGGTCGAACGCGAAGTCGGCACCATGGCGTTCAACGATGTCTTCCTCACCATGGCCGTCGCTTTCGCCATCGTCCTGCCGCTGGTCATGCTTGCCCGCAAACCCCGCGCCGGCGACGCCCCCGCCGGGCACTGACCAGCATTGTCACGCGCCCTTTGCCAACATCTCCCCCATCTTCGCATGCACCATCTGGATCGCCTTCAACGGCCGCACCATCACCTTGAAATGCACGATTCGGCCGTCCGCATCCCAGCGAATCATGTCCACCCCGTTCACCTTGATGCCGTCCACCTCGCTCTCGAACTCCAGCACCGCGCCATCGTCCGAAAACCACTCGCCCACATAGCGGAACCCCTCGCCCCCCAGCACCTGGTCCGCGCTCGCCAGATATTTGAACACGATCTCCCGCCCCCGCTGCGGCGTGTGCACCACCGGGCTCTCGAACACCGCATCCGGATGCAGCATGTCCCACAACACCCCATGGTCCGGCGCCGCGACATAGGCATGCCAGCGCGCCAACCGCTCCCGGCTCATGCCAGCCCCCTCAGATAGTCCATCACCACCTCACTCCCCACCACATCGGCATATTTCGCCTGCAAATCGAACAGGTTCGCCTCATGCACCGCGGCGCTCCGGTCGCCACAGGCATCGCGCACCACGATCGGATAGAAGCCATGGCACAGCGCGTCCAGCGCCGTCGCCCGCACGCAGCCGCTCGTCGAAAGCCCCGTCACGATCGCCGTATCCACCCCCATCGCCGTCAGCATGCTGGCCAGCGACGTGCCGAAAAACGCACTGGGATAATGTTTCGTCACCACCACATCCCCCGGCGCCGGTTCCAGCCGCGGATCGAACCCGCCCCAGGGGTTCCCCCGGTCGAAACAGGCCAGCGCCTTCACCTTGCGATAGAACAGCCCCCCCTCCAGGCCGCCCTCCGCATAGTCCACCCGCGTGAACACGATCCGAACGCCCGCCGCCCGCGCCGCCGCCACCAAGGCCACATTCACCGCCAGCGCGTCTTCCACATCGGCGAACAGCGGCGACGCCCGGTCCAGATAGGCCAGCGCGAAATCCACCACGATCACCACCGGCCGCCTGCCAAACCCCATCGAAGCCCCAAACCCCGCCGCCGCATAATCCGCCAGCAGGCTCCTCCCCTCCCCTTCAGGGGAGGGGTCGGGGGTGGGGGCGTCCCCCCCCATCAGATCACCCCCTCCGCCTTCAGCGCGTCCATCTCGGCCCCACTCATCCCCAGCAACCCGCCATAGACCGCCTCATTATAGGCCCCCAGCGGCTGCCCCGCCCATTTCACCTCGCCCGGCGTCGCGCTCAGCTTCGGGAACACATTCTGCATCACCAGATTGGCATAGTCCGGATGCGCCACCTTCACCAGCGCCTCCCGCGCCGCGAAATGCGGGTCCGCCAGCATGTCCGGCGCCTTGTAGATCTTCCCCGCCGGCACCCCATGCGCCTCCATCGTCGCCAGCAGCTCCTCGACCGTCAGCGTCCGCGTCCATTCATTGATCAGCTCGTCCAGCTCTGCCTGCCGTTCCCCGCGGGCATTGTGCGTCGCAAAGCGCGGATCGCTCCCCAGCTCCGGCCGCCCCATCGCCTCCGCCATGCGCGCCCAAACGCTGTTCTGGTTCGCCCCGATCAAAATCTCCCCATCCTTGCAGGCATAGACGTTGGAAGGCGCCACCCCCGGCAGGATCGACCCTGTCCGCTCCCGGATGAACCCCCCTTGCGTATATTCCGGCACCGTCGATTCCATCATCGCCAGCACCGCCTCGTAAATGGCGCTGTCCACCACCTGCCCCTCGCCGGTCTTGTGGCGATGGTTCAGCGCCATCATCGCCCCCAAACAGGCAAAGGTCGCCGCCAGGCTGTCGCCGATGCTCAGCCCCACCCGGCTGGGCGGGGTCGAGGGATCGCCCGCCAGGTTGCGGATGCCCCCCATCGCCTCGCCGATCGAGCCATAGCCCGCCCGCGGCGCATAAGGCCCGGTCTGG carries:
- a CDS encoding CaiB/BaiF CoA transferase family protein, producing MMGALDGLRLIELGQLIAGPFCGQLMADHGAEVIKIEPPVKPGDIAEGDPMRQWGRGQPLWFPVVARNKKTITLNLRDKRGQDIVRRLVGKSDFLLENFRPGTLEKWGLGWEALRALNKGLIMIRVSGYGQTGPYAPRAGYGSIGEAMGGIRNLAGDPSTPPSRVGLSIGDSLAATFACLGAMMALNHRHKTGEGQVVDSAIYEAVLAMMESTVPEYTQGGFIRERTGSILPGVAPSNVYACKDGEILIGANQNSVWARMAEAMGRPELGSDPRFATHNARGERQAELDELINEWTRTLTVEELLATMEAHGVPAGKIYKAPDMLADPHFAAREALVKVAHPDYANLVMQNVFPKLSATPGEVKWAGQPLGAYNEAVYGGLLGMSGAEMDALKAEGVI
- a CDS encoding nuclear transport factor 2 family protein, translating into MSRERLARWHAYVAAPDHGVLWDMLHPDAVFESPVVHTPQRGREIVFKYLASADQVLGGEGFRYVGEWFSDDGAVLEFESEVDGIKVNGVDMIRWDADGRIVHFKVMVRPLKAIQMVHAKMGEMLAKGA
- a CDS encoding isochorismatase family protein, giving the protein MGGDAPTPDPSPEGEGRSLLADYAAAGFGASMGFGRRPVVIVVDFALAYLDRASPLFADVEDALAVNVALVAAARAAGVRIVFTRVDYAEGGLEGGLFYRKVKALACFDRGNPWGGFDPRLEPAPGDVVVTKHYPSAFFGTSLASMLTAMGVDTAIVTGLSTSGCVRATALDALCHGFYPIVVRDACGDRSAAVHEANLFDLQAKYADVVGSEVVMDYLRGLA